The Pocillopora verrucosa isolate sample1 chromosome 2, ASM3666991v2, whole genome shotgun sequence genome has a segment encoding these proteins:
- the LOC131769334 gene encoding uncharacterized protein isoform X1, translated as MPWTYLLLHFLASFTSFVTAGAQCKTEVSIPVPLGSIPELPAISCREIEASEGKYNISNKYWLDGSFTGQAELVDCSDTVKATVASLDRGNGQPENGNDYDFELIFRKTQHTTYVKHDMNKKRVDNFTVCAWIHTPDLQQSQEMTVISILNEKNGGNQNVVRLRIDGEGNIYISFRGERTSLSNVFATSSPKNEMVFLCVRIQPNQSPKIEAIVNADFGSKKTSNGVNYKSRQWTQVIIGQNQNNEGTITNNIPFYGRISNLNIWFNSLTYAQITNWYNEVQKNYIPNILKWPELGSSSRIGDVHFVKVTSAERQWRDVLDSEVDVQTTNNVSATKSFKSGSGVVIEVERQSPVSCSNATDSATVDGVLISVSGSWKRIKYKQTFMGTQKCFAIFGSVPNWASGIFNPRVSDFDLDLDELWKEEYLGPNGNHFDGVNALCGDEHFWMVNQPNTPVAGVSLRRKRGRAIAGISTFGKCGMFKFKISDIRVLE; from the exons ATGCCGTGGACATAtcttcttttacattttttggcTTCTTTCACCTCCTTTGTGACTGCTGGTGCTCAATGCAAGACAGAAGTCAGTATTCCTG TTCCCTTGGGTTCCATACCTGAATTACCAGCGATATCTTGCCGGGAAATAGAGGCGAGTGAAGGCAAATACAACATCAGCAACAAGTACTGGCTGGATGGCAGTTTCACGGGACAGGCAGAGCTGGTTGATTGTAGTGACACAGTGAAAG CAACTGTTGCAAGTCTTGATAGAGGCAATGGACAACCTGAAAATGGAAATGACTATGACTTTGAGCTTATATTCAGAAAAACTCAACATACGACCTATGTGAAACACGATATGAATAAGAAGAGGGTTGATAACTTTACAGTCTGTGCCTGGATACACACACCAGATTTACAACAGAGCCAAGAGATGACTGTGATAAGTATTTTGAACGAGAAGAATGGTGGCAACCAAAACGTTGTGAGATTGAGAATCGACGGAGAAGGCAacatttatatttcatttagaGGTGAAAG gacCTCCCTTTCCAACGTATTCGCTACCAGTTCTCCGAAGAATGAAATGGTCTTCCTCTGTGTTCGTATCCAACCTAACCAGTCTCCTAAAATAGAAGCGATCGTAAATGCAGATTTCGGTTCAAAAAAAACTAGCAACGGAGTTAATTACAAAAGCCGTCAGTGGACTCAAGTAATCATCggacaaaatcaaaacaacgaaGGAACTATTACAAACAACATCCCATTCTATGGAAGGATTTCGAACTTAAACATCTGGTTTAACTCTCTCACTTATGCCCAAATTACAAATTGGTACAACGAAGTTCAGAAAAATTACATACCTAACATTCTTAAATGGCCAGAACTTGGTTCTTCTTCCAGGATTGGAGACGTTCATTTTGTAAAGGTCACTTCTGCTGAGAGAC aGTGGCGTGACGTTTTGGATAGTGAGGTGGATGTACAAACAACAAATAATGTTTCGGCGACGAAATCTTTTAAGAGTGGATCTGGAGTTGTTATCGAAGTTGAGCGTCAGTCACCAGTCTCTTGTAGTAATGCAACTGATTCAGCCACAGTTGACGGCGTGTTGATATCTGTATCTGGAAGCTGGAAAAGAATCAAATACAAGCAGACgttcatgggaactcagaaatGCTTTGCAATTTTTGGAAGCGTTCCTAACTG GGCCTCTGGTATATTCAATCCCCGTGTTTCGGATTTCGACCTTGATTTGGATGAACTTTGGAAAGAAGAATATCTTGGCCCAAACG GTAATCATTTCGATGGCGTGAATGCTTTGTGCGGTGATGAACACTTTTGGATGGTAAATCAACCAAATACTCCGGTAGCCGGAGTCAGTCTTAGACGAAAGAGGGGCAGGGCGATTGCCGGGATATCCACCTTTGGCAAGTGTGGGATGTTCAAGTTCAAGATTTCTGATATTCGTGTTCTAGAATAA
- the LOC131769332 gene encoding uncharacterized protein: MTWTYCILHLLASFTALVMAGAQCRTEISIPDMALDGFVFKIMSATAPHQCEVHCEREITCQSYNYVVGERICELNNRTKEARPLNFRPDPERFYKRRSVDRVPLGSIPELPAISCREIEASEGKYNISNKHWLDSSYTGQAELVDCSDSVKDCDANPCKNGGTCVEVPSRKTYKCNCTDAFTGKNCSKPTAVAPSTDASHCDANPCKNGGTCVEVPSTKTYKCNCTDAFTGKNCSESTLVARSTDASQTVASLDRGNGQPENSDDYDFELIFRKTQNTSYVKHDMNYKWVSHFTVCAWIHTPDLQQSQEMTVISILNEKNGGSHNVVRLRIDGEDNIYFSFGSDRTSLSNVFATSSPKNEMVFLCVRIQPDQSPKMEAIVNANFGSKKTSDGVKYENVQWTQVIVGQNQGNDGTITNDTPFYGRISNLNIWFNSLTDAQITNWYNEVQKNYIPNILKWPELGSSSRIGDVHFVKVTSAWRQWRDVLDSEVDVQTTNNVSATKSFKSGSGVVIEVERQSPVSCSNATDLATVDGVLISVSGSWKRIKYKQTFMGTQKCFAIFGSVPNWASGIFNPRVLDFDLDLDELWKEEYLGPNGNHFDGVNALCGDEHFWMVNQPNTPVAGVSLRRKRGRGIFGISTFGKCGMFKFKISDIRVLE, encoded by the exons ATGACTTGGACATATTGTATTTTACATCTTTTGGCATCTTTTACTGCCCTCGTTATGGCTGGTGCTCAATGCCGGACAGAAATCAGTATTCCTGATATGGCTCTTGATGgttttgtcttcaaaataatGTCAGCAACAGCCCCACATCAGTGTGAAGTCCATTGCGAAAGAGAAATCACATGTCAAAGCTATAACTACGTGGTAGGGGAGAGGATTTGCGAATTGAATAACCGTACCAAGGAGGCGAGGCCCCTGAATTTCCGTCCTGACCCTGAACGATTTTATAAGCGACGTTCCGTAGACAGAG TTCCCTTGGGTTCCATTCCTGAATTACCAGCGATATCTTGCCGGGAAATAGAGGCGAGTGAAGGCAAATACAACATCAGCAACAAGCACTGGCTGGATAGCAGTTACACGGGACAGGCAGAGTTGGTTGATTGTAGTGACTCAGTGAAAG ATTGTGACGCTAATCCTTGTAAAAACGGTGGAACTTGTGTAGAAGTACCCAGTAGAAAAACCTACAAATGCAACTGTACGGATGCATTCACAGGCAAAAACTGTTCAAAACCAACAGCCGTCGCGCCGAGTACGGACGCATCCC aTTGTGATGCTAATCCTTGTAAAAACGGTGGAACGTGTGTAGAAGTACCCAGTACAAAAACCTACAAATGCAACTGTACGGATGCATTCACAGGCAAAAACTGTTCAGAATCAACACTCGTCGCGCGGAGTACGGACGCATCCC AAACTGTTGCAAGTCTTGATAGAGGCAATGGACAACCTGAAAATTCAGATGACTATGACTTTGAGCTTATATtcagaaaaactcaaaatacGAGCTATGTGAAACACGATATGAATTACAAGTGGGTTTCACACTTTACCGTCTGTGCCTGGATACACACACCAGATTTACAGCAGAGCCAAGAGATGACTGTGATAAGTATTTTGAACGAGAAGAATGGCGGCAGCCACAACGTTGTGAGATTGAGAATCGACGGAGAAGACAACATCTATTTTTCATTTGGAAGTGACAG gacCTCCCTTTCCAACGTATTCGCTACCAGTTCTCCGAAGAATGAAATGGTCTTCCTCTGTGTTCGTATCCAACCTGACCAGTCACCTAAAATGGAAGCGATTGTAAATGCAAATTTCGGTTCAAAAAAGACCAGCGACGGAGTTAAGTACGAAAACGTTCAGTGGACTCAAGTAATCGTCGGACAAAATCAGGGCAATGACGGTACTATTACAAACGACACCCCATTCTATGGAAGGATTTCGAACTTAAACATCTGGTTTAACTCTCTCACTGATGCCCAAATTACAAATTGGTACAACGAAGTTCAGAAAAATTACATACCTAACATTCTTAAATGGCCAGAACTTGGTTCTTCTTCCAGGATTGGAGACGTTCATTTTGTAAAGGTCACTTCTGCATGGAGAC aGTGGCGTGACGTTTTGGATAGTGAGGTGGATGTACAAACAACAAATAATGTTTCGGCGACAAAATCTTTTAAGAGTGGATCTGGAGTTGTTATCGAAGTTGAGCGTCAGTCACCAGTCTCTTGTAGTAATGCAACTGATTTGGCCACAGTTGACGGCGTGTTGATATCTGTATCTGGAAGCTGGAAAAGAATCAAATACAAGCAGACgttcatgggaactcagaaatGCTTTGCAATTTTTGGAAGCGTTCCTAACTG GGCCTCTGGAATATTCAATCCCCGTGTTTTGGATTTCGACCTTGATTTGGATGAACTTTGGAAAGAAGAATATCTTGGCCCAAACG GTAATCATTTCGATGGCGTGAATGCTTTGTGCGGTGATGAACACTTTTGGATGGTAAATCAACCAAATACTCCGGTAGCCGGAGTCAGTCTTAGACGAAAGAGGGGCAGGGGGATTTTTGGGATATCCACCTTTGGCAAGTGTGGGATGTTCAAGTTCAAGATTTCTGATATTCGTGTTCTAGAATAA
- the LOC131769333 gene encoding uncharacterized protein, protein WYNEVQKNYIPNILKWPELSSSSRIGDVHFVKVTSAGRQWRDVLDSEVDVQTTSNVSATKSFKSGSGVVIEVERQSPVSCSNAIDSATVDGVLISVDGSWKRIKYKQTFMETQECFAIFGSVPDWAPSIYTPGVSEFDLHSDELWKEEYLGPNGNQFDGVNALCGDEHFWMVNQQNTPVAGVSLRRESGASDAGISTFGKCGMFKFKISDIRVLE, encoded by the exons TGGTACAACGAAGTTCAGAAAAATTACATACCTAACATTCTTAAATGGCCAGAACTTAGTTCTTCTTCCAGGATTGGAGACGTTCATTTTGTAAAGGTCACTTCTGCAGGGAGAC aGTGGCGTGACGTTTTGGATAGTGAGGTGGATGTGCAAACAACAAGTAATGTTTCGGCGACGAAATCGTTTAAGAGTGGATCTGGAGTAGTTATCGAAGTTGAGCGTCAGTCACCAGTCTCTTGTAGTAATGCAATTGATTCGGCCACAGTTGACGGCGTGTTGATATCTGTAGATGGAAGCTGGAAACGAATCAAATACAAGCAGACGTTCATGGAAACTCAGGaatgttttgcaatttttgggAGCGTTCCTGATTG GGCCCCTAGTATATACACTCCCGGTGTTTCGGAATTCGACCTTCATTCGGATGAACTTTGGAAAGAAGAATATCTTGGCCCAAATG GTAATCAATTCGATGGCGTGAATGCTTTGTGTGGTGATGAACACTTTTGGATGGTAAATCAACAAAATACACCTGTAGCCGGAGTCAGTCTGAGACGAGAGAGCGGCGCTTCAGATGCTGGGATATCCACCTTTGGCAAGTGTGGGATGTTCAAGTTCAAGATTTCTGATATTCGTGTTCTGGAATAA
- the LOC131769330 gene encoding uncharacterized protein encodes MTWTYCILHLLASFTALAMAGAQCRTEISIPGMALDGFIFKIMSATAPHECEVHCRREITCQSYNYVVGERICELNNRTKEARPLNFCPDPERFYKRCSVDRVPLGSIAELPAISCHEIEASEGKYNINNKYWLDSSLTGQAELVDCSDTIKDCDANPCKNGGTCIEVPSRKTYKCNCTNTFTGKNCSESTAVAQSADASPTVASLDRGNGQPQNGNDYDFELIFRKTQHTSYVKHDINKQWITHFTVCAWIHTPDLQQSQKMTVISILNEKNGGNQNVVRLRIDGEGNIYFSSGSDGTSLSNVFATSSPKNEMVFLCVRIQPDKSPYIEAIVNADFGSNKTSDGVKYENVQWTQVIIGQNQDNDGTITNDTPFYGRISNLNIWFNLPDHDITNWFNRGQKYTGPNILKWPQLGSSKRFGDVHFVKVTSAERQWRDVLDAEVLVKNTVNVVANKTVESGSGVVIEVERQSPPVSCNNTIDSATVDGVLISVSGSWKRIKYKQTFMETQKCFAIFGSVPTWASGIFNPGVSDFDLNLDELWKEEYLGPNGNHFDGVNALCGDEHFWMVNQPNTPVAGVSLRRKSGGLPAGISTFGKCGMFKFKISDIRVLE; translated from the exons ATGACTTGGACATATTGTATTTTACATCTTTTGGCATCTTTTACCGCACTCGCTATGGCTGGTGCTCAATGCCGGACAGAAATCAGTATTCCTGGTATGGCTCTTGATGGTTTTATCTTCAAAATAATGTCAGCAACAGCCCCACATGAGTGTGAAGTCCATTGCCGAAGAGAAATCACATGTCAAAGCTATAACTACGTCGTAGGGGAGAGGATTTGCGAATTGAATAACCGTACCAAGGAGGCGAGGCCCCTGAATTTCTGTCCTGACCCTGAACGATTTTATAAGCGATGTTCCGTAGACAGAG ttcccTTGGGTTCCATTGCTGAATTACCAGCGATATCTTGCCATGAAATAGAGGCGAGTGAAGGCAaatacaacatcaacaacaagtACTGGCTGGATAGCAGTTTGACGGGACAGGCAGAGTTGGTTGATTGTAGTGACACAATAAAAG ATTGTGACGCTAATCCTTGTAAAAACGGTGGAACGTGTATAGAAGTACCCAGTAGAAAAACCTACAAATGCAACTGTACGAATACATTCACAGGCAAAAACTGTTCAGAATCAACAGCCGTCGCACAGAGTGCGGACGCATCCC CAACTGTTGCAAGTCTTGATAGAGGCAATGGACAACCTCAAAATGGAAATGACTATGACTTTGAGCTTATATTCAGAAAAACTCAACATACGAGCTATGTGAAACACGATATAAATAAACAGTGGATTACACACTTTACCGTCTGTGCCTGGATACACACACCAGATTTACAACAGAGCCAAAAGATGACTGTGATAAGTATTTTGAACGAGAAGAATGGCGGCAACCAAAACGTTGTGAGATTGAGAATCGACGGAGAAGGCAACATCTACTTTTCATCAGGAAGTGACGG GACCTCCCTTTCCAACGTATTCGCTACCAGTTCTCCGAAGAATGAAATGGTCTTTCTCTGTGTTCGTATCCAACCTGACAAGTCACCTTATATAGAAGCGATCGTAAATGCAGATTTCGGTTCAAATAAGACTAGCGACGGAGTTAAGTACGAAAATGTTCAGTGGACTCAAGTAATCATCGGACAAAATCAGGACAATGACGGAACTATTACAAACGACACCCCATTCTATGGAAGGATTTCGAACTTAAACATCTGGTTTAATCTCCCCGATCACGATATTACAAATTGGTTCAACAGAGGTCAGAAATATACCGGACCTAACATCCTTAAATGGCCACAACTTGGTTCCTCCAAGAGATTTGGAGACGTTCATTTTGTAAAGGTCACTTCTGCTGAGAGAC aGTGGCGTGACGTTTTGGATGCTGAGGTGCTTGTAAAAAATACTGTTAATGTTGTtgcaaataaaactgttgaaaGTGGATCTGGAGTTGTTATCGAAGTTGAGCGTCAGTCACCACCAGTCTCTTGTAATAATACAATCGATTCGGCCACAGTTGACGGCGTGTTGATATCTGTATCAGGAAGCTGGAAACGAATTAAATACAAGCAGACGTTCATGGAAACTCAGAaatgttttgcaatttttgggAGCGTTCCTACCTG GGCGTCTGGTATATTCAATCCCGGTGTTTCGGATTTCGACCTTAATTTGGATGAACTTTGGAAAGAAGAATATCTTGGCCCAAATG GCAATCATTTTGATGGCGTGAATGCTTTGTGCGGTGACGAACACTTTTGGATGGTAAATCAACCAAATACTCCGGTAGCCGGTGTCAGTCTGAGACGAAAGAGCGGCGGGCTGCCTGCCGGGATATCCACCTTTGGCAAGTGTGGGATGTTCAAGTTCAAGATTTCTGATATTCGTGTTCTGGAATAA
- the LOC131769334 gene encoding uncharacterized protein isoform X2 produces MRRFVGRVPLGSIPELPAISCREIEASEGKYNISNKYWLDGSFTGQAELVDCSDTVKATVASLDRGNGQPENGNDYDFELIFRKTQHTTYVKHDMNKKRVDNFTVCAWIHTPDLQQSQEMTVISILNEKNGGNQNVVRLRIDGEGNIYISFRGERTSLSNVFATSSPKNEMVFLCVRIQPNQSPKIEAIVNADFGSKKTSNGVNYKSRQWTQVIIGQNQNNEGTITNNIPFYGRISNLNIWFNSLTYAQITNWYNEVQKNYIPNILKWPELGSSSRIGDVHFVKVTSAERQWRDVLDSEVDVQTTNNVSATKSFKSGSGVVIEVERQSPVSCSNATDSATVDGVLISVSGSWKRIKYKQTFMGTQKCFAIFGSVPNWASGIFNPRVSDFDLDLDELWKEEYLGPNGNHFDGVNALCGDEHFWMVNQPNTPVAGVSLRRKRGRAIAGISTFGKCGMFKFKISDIRVLE; encoded by the exons ATGCGACGTTTTGTCGGCCGAG TTCCCTTGGGTTCCATACCTGAATTACCAGCGATATCTTGCCGGGAAATAGAGGCGAGTGAAGGCAAATACAACATCAGCAACAAGTACTGGCTGGATGGCAGTTTCACGGGACAGGCAGAGCTGGTTGATTGTAGTGACACAGTGAAAG CAACTGTTGCAAGTCTTGATAGAGGCAATGGACAACCTGAAAATGGAAATGACTATGACTTTGAGCTTATATTCAGAAAAACTCAACATACGACCTATGTGAAACACGATATGAATAAGAAGAGGGTTGATAACTTTACAGTCTGTGCCTGGATACACACACCAGATTTACAACAGAGCCAAGAGATGACTGTGATAAGTATTTTGAACGAGAAGAATGGTGGCAACCAAAACGTTGTGAGATTGAGAATCGACGGAGAAGGCAacatttatatttcatttagaGGTGAAAG gacCTCCCTTTCCAACGTATTCGCTACCAGTTCTCCGAAGAATGAAATGGTCTTCCTCTGTGTTCGTATCCAACCTAACCAGTCTCCTAAAATAGAAGCGATCGTAAATGCAGATTTCGGTTCAAAAAAAACTAGCAACGGAGTTAATTACAAAAGCCGTCAGTGGACTCAAGTAATCATCggacaaaatcaaaacaacgaaGGAACTATTACAAACAACATCCCATTCTATGGAAGGATTTCGAACTTAAACATCTGGTTTAACTCTCTCACTTATGCCCAAATTACAAATTGGTACAACGAAGTTCAGAAAAATTACATACCTAACATTCTTAAATGGCCAGAACTTGGTTCTTCTTCCAGGATTGGAGACGTTCATTTTGTAAAGGTCACTTCTGCTGAGAGAC aGTGGCGTGACGTTTTGGATAGTGAGGTGGATGTACAAACAACAAATAATGTTTCGGCGACGAAATCTTTTAAGAGTGGATCTGGAGTTGTTATCGAAGTTGAGCGTCAGTCACCAGTCTCTTGTAGTAATGCAACTGATTCAGCCACAGTTGACGGCGTGTTGATATCTGTATCTGGAAGCTGGAAAAGAATCAAATACAAGCAGACgttcatgggaactcagaaatGCTTTGCAATTTTTGGAAGCGTTCCTAACTG GGCCTCTGGTATATTCAATCCCCGTGTTTCGGATTTCGACCTTGATTTGGATGAACTTTGGAAAGAAGAATATCTTGGCCCAAACG GTAATCATTTCGATGGCGTGAATGCTTTGTGCGGTGATGAACACTTTTGGATGGTAAATCAACCAAATACTCCGGTAGCCGGAGTCAGTCTTAGACGAAAGAGGGGCAGGGCGATTGCCGGGATATCCACCTTTGGCAAGTGTGGGATGTTCAAGTTCAAGATTTCTGATATTCGTGTTCTAGAATAA